One Parasphingorhabdus cellanae genomic region harbors:
- a CDS encoding phosphotransferase family protein: MNPQEDMTGTMAVPDKDKLDEASLSTWMEENVDGFTGPMDITKFKGGQSNPTYKIETPGTDYVLRKKPFGKLLPSAHAVDREFRVIAGLHPAGFPVAKPYGLCDDDDVIGTMFYIMGMADGRTLWDGTLPGMEPDDRRAIYHEMIDTLALLHSYDPTELGLEKHGKPGNYCERQISRWTQQYKLSELETIPEMDQLIEWLTKTIPEQKSFGIVHGDYRLDNMIFAHDKPKVIAVLDWELSTLGDPIADFAYWLMAYEMEPEGRSGLKGVDLEALGIPSREEAIARYCQKSGIDDLPPMDWYLAYNLFRIAAILQGIQKRVVDGTANSAAAAEMSDRVTPLAQAGWEAAKRAGA, translated from the coding sequence ATGAACCCACAAGAAGATATGACTGGTACAATGGCGGTGCCAGACAAAGATAAGCTGGATGAAGCCAGTCTATCAACATGGATGGAAGAGAATGTCGACGGCTTTACCGGGCCCATGGATATTACAAAATTTAAAGGCGGTCAGTCCAACCCCACCTACAAAATCGAAACCCCCGGCACGGATTATGTTCTGCGCAAGAAACCATTTGGCAAGCTATTGCCTTCGGCGCACGCTGTCGATCGGGAGTTCAGGGTCATTGCTGGGCTGCATCCAGCAGGGTTTCCTGTCGCGAAACCTTATGGTCTCTGCGACGATGATGATGTCATCGGCACCATGTTCTACATCATGGGCATGGCTGACGGACGTACACTTTGGGACGGTACATTGCCAGGCATGGAGCCTGATGACCGACGCGCGATTTATCACGAAATGATAGATACACTTGCCCTTCTCCATAGCTATGATCCTACAGAACTGGGCCTTGAGAAACATGGCAAACCCGGCAATTATTGCGAACGGCAGATTTCCCGTTGGACACAGCAATATAAATTGTCCGAGCTTGAAACCATTCCAGAAATGGATCAGCTGATCGAATGGCTGACAAAGACTATTCCGGAGCAAAAGAGTTTTGGAATTGTTCACGGTGATTATCGTCTCGACAATATGATTTTTGCGCATGACAAACCCAAAGTTATAGCAGTACTGGACTGGGAACTCTCCACACTAGGCGATCCGATTGCAGATTTTGCCTATTGGCTGATGGCCTATGAAATGGAACCGGAAGGCCGCAGCGGATTGAAAGGTGTTGATCTGGAAGCGCTAGGCATTCCCTCCCGCGAAGAGGCCATCGCCCGCTATTGCCAGAAATCCGGTATTGATGATCTGCCGCCTATGGATTGGTATCTCGCTTATAACCTGTTCCGGATTGCCGCAATTTTGCAGGGCATCCAGAAGCGTGTAGTAGATGGTACAGCAAATAGCGCAGCGGCTGCTGAAATGTCAGACCGCGTAACACCATTGGCACAGGCCGGATGGGAAGCGGCAAAACGCGCTGGCGCATAA